One region of Pogona vitticeps strain Pit_001003342236 chromosome 1, PviZW2.1, whole genome shotgun sequence genomic DNA includes:
- the C1H13orf42 gene encoding uncharacterized protein C13orf42 homolog encodes MFRKIHSMFHPSPRRRSLSDGIPTCDGSAVRLIRSTSMYVLGGEEPKLVESLKKSKSTTSLGSVACLQVKEEERAWMYSKTHDCLQYLQDLLALRKKYIESIKDLKSIDRTSQISPLSTKSSNARKKPPAPPPPLQPSKISAERKVSQFNAEITEAIAYFDSIIAELDAERHRKIFVRDHPHADVDFDVVTSSREHSLHSNWILRAPRRYSQDAAPRAKTRTLQSEGKSQGRTIISRKKIERYPIYLPKAVEGAFNTWKFKPKMYPKQQH; translated from the exons ATGTTCAGAAAGATACACTCCATGTTTCATCCCAGCCCCCGCAGGAGGAGTCTGTCGGACGGAATCCCTACTTGCGATGGCTCTGCTGTGCGGTTGATACGTAGCACTTCTATGTACGTGCTTGGAGGCGAGGAACCGAAACTCGTTGAATCGCTGAAAAAGAGCAAAAGCACCACCAGTCTCGGTTCAGTTGCTTGCCTCCaggtgaaagaagaagaaagggcatGGATGTACTCAAAGACGCACGACTGTTTGCAGTACTTGCAGGATTTGCTCGCTTTGAGGAAAAAATACATCGAGAGCATCAAAGATCTGAAGTCTATAGACAGGACGTCTCAGATTTCTCCCTTGTCTACAAAGTCTTCCAACGCCAGAAAAAAGCcaccagccccacctcctcctctgcaaCCATCCAAG ATCTCAGCAGAAAGAAAAGTCTCACAGTTTAATGCTGAGATAACTGAGGCGATTGCTTATTTTGACTCAATCATTGCAGAACTTGATGCAGAGAGGCATCGGAAAATATTTGTGAGGGATCATCCACATGCAGATGTAGATTTTGATG TGGTTACTAGCTCAAGAGAGCACAGCTTACATTCCAACTGGATTCTTCGAGCACCTCGGAGATATTCCCAGGATGCTGCCCCACGAGCAAAGACAAGAACGCTGCAATCAGAAGGAAAGAGCCAAGGAAGAACAATTATCTccagaaagaaaatagaaagataTCCAATATATCTCCCAAAAGCTGTGGAAGGAGCCTTCAATACTTGGAAATTTAAACCCAAAATGTACCCCAAACAACAACACTGA
- the FAM124A gene encoding protein FAM124A isoform X1, with amino-acid sequence MHRKRSGRGQDQGADSGAETGGSEYSGVSSSSSEFSAEDVPDPFLVSVHIIANPGESAVLQQAIDHLLAWIHPDLQLFRVSERRVPRRPQKSGRGITSQPALAVILFLQEDYDEEPILQLHESFQRPPWHYHHTERVHGNVLPYMPGSQDFFILTPGTPLWAIRPVHYGKEIVRFTIYCRHENFAGTVRFYELILKRRAHQQKADFCVFPVYSNLDLDIQFSLKRLPRGHVPRPTESAVLEFRVKDIQQLVPLLPNPCSPISEGRWQTEDLDGNKLLLQVRYKKYAKQNACCHLSPPRSTPVPRFVPSYSTRWALHKRTDPPRPAGILAFPHANPCLVVSQHDLRNCGRERFPRRSSTASTSSGSFQRSKSLACLPTTSSSLTSKFFHFSDPNSLSTFFSSGRTRARVNIDDLEGVQETDVDTGMKLAFSDLSVVSAYSAPDVFGKETEVKTTCPIPNQSVNRFKQTISRGRCSSAKYHPLQLSSSCLPFLFDWSSSSSTSPSASPSAVLFGSRHLPRRTAFSLDDSRTTGGGRADEEEFYI; translated from the exons ATGCATCGGAAGCGGAGCGGCCGCGGCCAAGACCAGGGCGCCGATTCGGGAGCCGAGACCGGCGG GTCGGAATACAGCGGTGTGTCCTCTTCTAGCA GTGAATTTTCTGCGGAGGACGTACCAGATCCTTTTCTTGTTAGCGTACACATCATCGCAAATCCAGGAGAATCCGCTGTTCTCCAGCAAGCCATTGATCACCTGTTGGCATGGATCCACCCAGACCTCCAGCTTTTCCGAGTTTCAGAGAGGCGGGTGCCGAGGAGGCCACAGAAGAGTGGCCGGGGTATCACGTCCCAGCCAGCCCTAGCTGTCATTCTCTTCCTTCAAGAAGACTATGACGAAGAGCCCATCCTGCAGCTCCATGAATCGTTTCAAAGGCCACCCTGGCACTACCACCACACCGAGCGTGTGCACGGCAATGTCCTCCCTTACATGCCAGGCAGCCAGGATTTCTTCATCTTGACCCCAGGGACGCCTTTGTGGGCCATCCGGCCGGTGCATTATGGGAAGGAAATCGTACGCTTCACCATCTACTGCAGGCATGAAAACTTTGCCGGTACTGTGAGGTTCTACGAGTTGATTTTGAAAAGGCGAGCTCATCAGCAGAAGGCAGATTTCTGTGTGTTTCCCGTCTATTCCAATTTGGACCTAGATATTCAGTTCTCTTTAAAAAGGCTCCCGCGAGGCCATGTGCCGAGGCCTACAGAGTCGGCAGTGCTGGAGTTCCGGGTGAAAGACATCCAGCAACTTGTGCCACTTTTGCCCAATCCTTGCAGCCCCATCAGCGAAGGCAGATGGCAAACAGAAGATCTAGATGGCAATAAGCTCCTTCTGCAG GTCCGGTATAAGAAGTATGCTAAACAGAACGCATGTTGCCACTTGTCCCCACCAAGGAGCACTCCTGTCCCACGTTTTGTCCCTTCTTACAGCACCCGATGGGCTCTTCACAAAAGGACGGATCCTCCCAGACCAGCTGGTATTCTTGCATTCCCCCATGCCAATCCATGCCTTGTTGTTTCCCAGCACGACCTGAGAAACTGTGGCCGAGAACGCTTTCCCAGAAGATCTAGCACGGCTTCTACCAGCTCCGGTTCCTTTCAGCGAAGCAAATCTCTGGCTTGTTTGCCTACCACAAGCTCTTCCTTGACTTCAAAGTTTTTTCATTTTAGCGACCCAAACTCATTAAGCACTTTCTTTTCCTCAGGCAGGACAAGAGCCCGAGTTAACATTGATGACCTGGAAGGGGTTCAGGAGACTGATGTGGACACAGGGATGAAACTTGCTTTCTCCGATTTATCTGTGGTCTCTGCTTACTCAGCTCCTGATGTTTTCGGTAAGGAAACAGAAGTAAAGACAACCTGTCCCATTCCAAATCAAAGTGTCAACAGATTTAAGCAGACCATTTCTAGAGGAAGATGCTCTTCGGCCAAGTATCACCCCCTTCAGTTATCATCCAGCTGCCTTCCTTTTCTGTTTGATTGGTCTTCTAGTTCTTCCACATCGCcatcagcttctccttcagcagtTCTCTTTGGGAGCAGACATTTGCCAAGAAGGACAGCCTTCTCTCTCGATGACAGCAGAACCACTGGTGGTGGAAGAGCAGATGAAGAAGAATTCTATATCTGA
- the FAM124A gene encoding protein FAM124A isoform X2, whose product MHRKRSGRGQDQGADSGAETGGSEYSGVSSSSSEFSAEDVPDPFLVSVHIIANPGESAVLQQAIDHLLAWIHPDLQLFRVSERRVPRRPQKSGRGITSQPALAVILFLQEDYDEEPILQLHESFQRPPWHYHHTERVHGNVLPYMPGSQDFFILTPGTPLWAIRPVHYGKEIVRFTIYCRHENFAGTVRFYELILKRRAHQQKADFCVFPVYSNLDLDIQFSLKRLPRGHVPRPTESAVLEFRVKDIQQLVPLLPNPCSPISEGRWQTEDLDGNKLLLQVRYKKYAKQNACCHLSPPRSTPVPRFVPSYSTRWALHKRTDPPRPAGILAFPHANPCLVVSQHDLRNCGRERFPRRSSTASTSSGSFQRSKSLACLPTTSSSLTSKFFHFSDPNSLSTFFSSGRTRARVNIDDLEGVQETDVDTGMKLAFSDLSVVSAYSAPDVFVLPHRHQLLLQQFSLGADICQEGQPSLSMTAEPLVVEEQMKKNSISEFERD is encoded by the exons ATGCATCGGAAGCGGAGCGGCCGCGGCCAAGACCAGGGCGCCGATTCGGGAGCCGAGACCGGCGG GTCGGAATACAGCGGTGTGTCCTCTTCTAGCA GTGAATTTTCTGCGGAGGACGTACCAGATCCTTTTCTTGTTAGCGTACACATCATCGCAAATCCAGGAGAATCCGCTGTTCTCCAGCAAGCCATTGATCACCTGTTGGCATGGATCCACCCAGACCTCCAGCTTTTCCGAGTTTCAGAGAGGCGGGTGCCGAGGAGGCCACAGAAGAGTGGCCGGGGTATCACGTCCCAGCCAGCCCTAGCTGTCATTCTCTTCCTTCAAGAAGACTATGACGAAGAGCCCATCCTGCAGCTCCATGAATCGTTTCAAAGGCCACCCTGGCACTACCACCACACCGAGCGTGTGCACGGCAATGTCCTCCCTTACATGCCAGGCAGCCAGGATTTCTTCATCTTGACCCCAGGGACGCCTTTGTGGGCCATCCGGCCGGTGCATTATGGGAAGGAAATCGTACGCTTCACCATCTACTGCAGGCATGAAAACTTTGCCGGTACTGTGAGGTTCTACGAGTTGATTTTGAAAAGGCGAGCTCATCAGCAGAAGGCAGATTTCTGTGTGTTTCCCGTCTATTCCAATTTGGACCTAGATATTCAGTTCTCTTTAAAAAGGCTCCCGCGAGGCCATGTGCCGAGGCCTACAGAGTCGGCAGTGCTGGAGTTCCGGGTGAAAGACATCCAGCAACTTGTGCCACTTTTGCCCAATCCTTGCAGCCCCATCAGCGAAGGCAGATGGCAAACAGAAGATCTAGATGGCAATAAGCTCCTTCTGCAG GTCCGGTATAAGAAGTATGCTAAACAGAACGCATGTTGCCACTTGTCCCCACCAAGGAGCACTCCTGTCCCACGTTTTGTCCCTTCTTACAGCACCCGATGGGCTCTTCACAAAAGGACGGATCCTCCCAGACCAGCTGGTATTCTTGCATTCCCCCATGCCAATCCATGCCTTGTTGTTTCCCAGCACGACCTGAGAAACTGTGGCCGAGAACGCTTTCCCAGAAGATCTAGCACGGCTTCTACCAGCTCCGGTTCCTTTCAGCGAAGCAAATCTCTGGCTTGTTTGCCTACCACAAGCTCTTCCTTGACTTCAAAGTTTTTTCATTTTAGCGACCCAAACTCATTAAGCACTTTCTTTTCCTCAGGCAGGACAAGAGCCCGAGTTAACATTGATGACCTGGAAGGGGTTCAGGAGACTGATGTGGACACAGGGATGAAACTTGCTTTCTCCGATTTATCTGTGGTCTCTGCTTACTCAGCTCCTGATGTTTTCG TTCTTCCACATCGCcatcagcttctccttcagcagtTCTCTTTGGGAGCAGACATTTGCCAAGAAGGACAGCCTTCTCTCTCGATGACAGCAGAACCACTGGTGGTGGAAGAGCAGATGAAGAAGAATTCTATATCTGAATTTGAGAGAgactga
- the FAM124A gene encoding protein FAM124A isoform X3 — protein MHRKRSGRGQDQGADSGAETGGSEYSGVSSSSSEFSAEDVPDPFLVSVHIIANPGESAVLQQAIDHLLAWIHPDLQLFRVSERRVPRRPQKSGRGITSQPALAVILFLQEDYDEEPILQLHESFQRPPWHYHHTERVHGNVLPYMPGSQDFFILTPGTPLWAIRPVHYGKEIVRFTIYCRHENFAGTVRFYELILKRRAHQQKADFCVFPVYSNLDLDIQFSLKRLPRGHVPRPTESAVLEFRVKDIQQLVPLLPNPCSPISEGRWQTEDLDGNKLLLQLLEYTPLSL, from the exons ATGCATCGGAAGCGGAGCGGCCGCGGCCAAGACCAGGGCGCCGATTCGGGAGCCGAGACCGGCGG GTCGGAATACAGCGGTGTGTCCTCTTCTAGCA GTGAATTTTCTGCGGAGGACGTACCAGATCCTTTTCTTGTTAGCGTACACATCATCGCAAATCCAGGAGAATCCGCTGTTCTCCAGCAAGCCATTGATCACCTGTTGGCATGGATCCACCCAGACCTCCAGCTTTTCCGAGTTTCAGAGAGGCGGGTGCCGAGGAGGCCACAGAAGAGTGGCCGGGGTATCACGTCCCAGCCAGCCCTAGCTGTCATTCTCTTCCTTCAAGAAGACTATGACGAAGAGCCCATCCTGCAGCTCCATGAATCGTTTCAAAGGCCACCCTGGCACTACCACCACACCGAGCGTGTGCACGGCAATGTCCTCCCTTACATGCCAGGCAGCCAGGATTTCTTCATCTTGACCCCAGGGACGCCTTTGTGGGCCATCCGGCCGGTGCATTATGGGAAGGAAATCGTACGCTTCACCATCTACTGCAGGCATGAAAACTTTGCCGGTACTGTGAGGTTCTACGAGTTGATTTTGAAAAGGCGAGCTCATCAGCAGAAGGCAGATTTCTGTGTGTTTCCCGTCTATTCCAATTTGGACCTAGATATTCAGTTCTCTTTAAAAAGGCTCCCGCGAGGCCATGTGCCGAGGCCTACAGAGTCGGCAGTGCTGGAGTTCCGGGTGAAAGACATCCAGCAACTTGTGCCACTTTTGCCCAATCCTTGCAGCCCCATCAGCGAAGGCAGATGGCAAACAGAAGATCTAGATGGCAATAAGCTCCTTCTGCAG ctcCTAGAGTATACACCTTTGTCTCTGTAG